ATTCGAACTCGGCAACAAGAAGGCGGAGGCGGTGGCGGAGGCGTTTATGAATGCCGTTGAGGAGGTTCGGCATTGTCGGGAAGAACTCCTCCGGCAGGCGGAGACCGAAGCGGTCCGTCTGGCCATGGTGTTGGCGGAAAAGATTATTTATCGGGAGATCTCATTACAGGAAGATGTGATTATCGATGTGGCCCGGGAGGCGCTGGCCGTTTGTGCCGAGGATGACCGTATTCGGATTGAGGTCAATCCGGAAGATTATTCCTTTCTCGAAGGATGTGGGGATCGTTTCCGGAAGGAAGTCGGTGCGGCCCGGAAGATTGAAATTGTCGCCAACCCCGCCGTACGGAGAGGGGGATGCATTGTCGACACGGCATTAGGGAAGATTGATGCCCGTATTGAAGAAAAGATCGGGAGACTATTCGGAAAGCTCAGGGAAAAGACCGGAGAATCACCACCGGAAACGGAGGAGGGGGAGAGCGTATGATTGCTCTCGACCTGGCATCCTACAGGGAAATTGTACAGGAGGCGTCCGTTCTTCAGGCCAGCGGCACGGTTGCCCGTGTGACCGGACTCTTGATCGAAGCCGATGGTCCGGCGACCCGGCTTGGGGGACTGTGCGAGATCTTCCCAAGCAGTGGAGACGAACCGATCCGAGCGGAGGTCGTCGGATTCCGGGAGCATAAGATTCTCTTGATGCCTTTCAGCTCGAGCCTCGGGATTGGTCCGGGCGACCGGATTACCGCCATGCAGTCGGTCGGGACGGTGCGGGTGGGACCGCAACTGTTGGGCCGCGTGATCAATGGTTTTGGAAACGTGATCGATGGGGGGGAAGAACTTTCCTGCCGGGAGGAGGCCTTGCTCCATACATTGCCCCTGAATCCCCTGTCTCGCAAACGGATCCGGGAACCCCTCGATCTTGGAATTCGTGCGCTCAACGGGTTGCTTACCTGCGGAAAAGGACAGCGTCTCGGGATTCTGGCCGGAAGCGGCGTCGGGAAGAGTATTCTTCTCGGGATGATCGCCCGGTATACCCGTGCGGAGATCAATGTCATTGCCCTGATCGGCGAGCGGGGGAGGGAGGTCCGTGAATTCATTGAGAAAGACCTGGGCCCGGAAGGGTTGAAGCGTTCGGTCGTGGTGGTCGCTACCTCCGACCAGTCCCCTCTCCTTCGTATCCGGGCGGCCTATGCGGCGACGGCCATCGCAGAGTATTTCCGGGACCGGGGCCGTGATGTCAACCTGATGATGGATTCCGTGACCCGGTTTGCCATGGCGCAGCGTGAAATCGGACTGGCCGTGGGGGAACCGCCGACGACGAAAGGATATACCCCGTCCGTTTTTGCACTGCTTCCCAAATTGCTCGAACGCGCCGGGACCTGTTCGGGCAAAGGGACCATTACCGGTCTCTATACCGTTTTGGTGGAAGGGGATGATATGAATGAGCCGATTGCCGATGCGACCCGGGCGATCCTGGACGGGCATATTGTTCTTTCCCGGGCACTGGCGGCACAGGATCATTATCCTGCAATCGACGTTCTCAGCAGTAAAAGTCGGGTCATGATCGATGTGGTGGACCCGGAACACCGGGCACTGGCAAACCGGATGATTGCGACACTGGCTACTTATAAGAATGCCGAAGACTTGATCAATATCGGTGCCTATGTAAGCGGCAGCAATCCGAAAATAGATGAAGCCATCGGAAAGATTGATGCCATTCAGGCCTATCTTCAGCAAGGGATCGGTGAACAGGTTGTTCTGGACGAAAGTGTGGCCGGCCTGAGAAAAATATTTACGTAACCGGATGTTTCCGCCGGGAAGGTTGCCCCGGAGACCTGTGGAGCATGAAATGTATCGTTTTCGATTTGAGTCGGTTCTGCGATACCGGCAACAGGCCATGGACCAGGTCCGAAGGGAGTTCTCCGAGCTGCAACGAAAACTGGTCACGGAATATTCCCGGCTCGATCTGCTCGAACAGACCGGGCGGGAGTATGCCCGGCTCTTCCATGAACGACAGGGGGAGGGAATCGCGATCCGGGAAGTCGGCCTGTTTCAATCTTTCTTCCATCGGCTCCATTTCGAGACGGATGCCCAGCGAAAAAAACTTTATTCCTTGAACCAGCGTGTCGAAGGCAAGCGGCAGGAACTGCTCGATGCTTCGAAGAAAAAAAAAGTTCTGGAGCGTCTCCGTGAAGTTGAAGAAGATCAGTATCGTGAAGAAGAGCGAAAACGGGAGCAGCGTCAATATGATGAAATTGCCGTGAACAAGATTACCCGGGCACAGGCGATCTGGAGGGCGCCCGGGACGGATGAAGATCTCGTCCGGACCGGGGAGAAGGGAGAGAGATGAAGGGAAAGAGAATAACGTTGTGCATGCTTTGTTTGATGACCTGGATGGCCATGCCGGCCTCTCTCTCCGCTGCGGAGAAGAACGCCGGGGAAATGATCTCGGACAAGACTGCGGGGACGCCCGCCACCGTTGCGGAAGCGGATCAACAGTTGATCCGGACCGTTGCCATGGAGCGGGTTAATCTTGATATGATGCGGCGGAATCTTATTCTGAGACAGAATCGTTTGAAGCAGACACGAAAGGAGATTGAAGGTCGAATTCAAGATCTTCTCCAACTGCGCAAAGAGGTGGACGCCAAAATTCAAACCTTGCAGAACGTGGGGCAGAAGGAAATGCAGCATCTGGTCAAGGTCTATGAGGCCATGAGCCCGGAAGAAGCGGCACCCCTGATGGAAGGATTAAAGCAGAACATCGCCGTGGAACTGCTTTCCCGTATGCGGGACAAAAAGGCCGGCAAGATCCTGGAGTTGGTCCAAAAAAAGAAGGCGGAGGCACTCACGGAGGTCCTGGCCAGAAGAAAAAAATTAAACAGCAAATAGATCCGGATTCCCCGACGGTGTGATGCCGGTTCGGGATTGATCCCAACAGAAAGGAGGTGATATCCATGAAAACGATCAGTATGGAAATGCTGGTCCCAGCAGCATCGCAGGCAGGGCCGCCGGAGGCCGCT
This window of the Deltaproteobacteria bacterium genome carries:
- the fliI gene encoding flagellar protein export ATPase FliI, which translates into the protein MIALDLASYREIVQEASVLQASGTVARVTGLLIEADGPATRLGGLCEIFPSSGDEPIRAEVVGFREHKILLMPFSSSLGIGPGDRITAMQSVGTVRVGPQLLGRVINGFGNVIDGGEELSCREEALLHTLPLNPLSRKRIREPLDLGIRALNGLLTCGKGQRLGILAGSGVGKSILLGMIARYTRAEINVIALIGERGREVREFIEKDLGPEGLKRSVVVVATSDQSPLLRIRAAYAATAIAEYFRDRGRDVNLMMDSVTRFAMAQREIGLAVGEPPTTKGYTPSVFALLPKLLERAGTCSGKGTITGLYTVLVEGDDMNEPIADATRAILDGHIVLSRALAAQDHYPAIDVLSSKSRVMIDVVDPEHRALANRMIATLATYKNAEDLINIGAYVSGSNPKIDEAIGKIDAIQAYLQQGIGEQVVLDESVAGLRKIFT
- the fliJ gene encoding flagellar export protein FliJ, with amino-acid sequence MYRFRFESVLRYRQQAMDQVRREFSELQRKLVTEYSRLDLLEQTGREYARLFHERQGEGIAIREVGLFQSFFHRLHFETDAQRKKLYSLNQRVEGKRQELLDASKKKKVLERLREVEEDQYREEERKREQRQYDEIAVNKITRAQAIWRAPGTDEDLVRTGEKGER